The window ACAAGTGACACTGTCAATAGCAAAACTCCATGCTTTAATTAAGATACAGCTGTCTGAAATGCTCAAAGTAATGTGAAATTGAAACTTAGCGCACAATATTGGAAACTTTCTATTGATGTTACCCATTATAGTGCAATCTCTGTGTATGCCGTGTACATAGAACTATATTTCTTTTGTGCAATTGTACAGCAATATTGTGAATTAGTTCGGGGCCCGACGCGGCTCTAGCGCCAACTGTGACGACACGTTCCGCTGCGACTACATCCGCGCCGCGGCGACGCTCGCCTGCTAGCCGCGTACCTCTGTACATACCTTACATTCTGATATACTCAGatgtaatcataaaatatactttaatagATACGTACGTACTCTATTACTCGTTCACATTGGTATTCAATGCATGAGCTTGAATTGATATTTAGTTGCAgtagtttcaaaacaaaacaaagcacAATGAAACTATACATTGGTGATTAGTTACTTAAAAGGCGAGCCTCGTACGATCGGAACTCGTGTCGTCGTAGTTGAAAGTGCCGCCAATTCGTATCTTCCTTACGAATGGACTGAATATCGTGTACTGGTGTGGTTCTTACCTATTTGTTTTTACGGTTGGGCGATGACTACACAAAATATTGCTAAAACTATATTATAGTCTAACGTTGCTTTACCTTTTGCGTGAGATTGTGAGAATTTTAGCTTAAGTTCCGACTGAAGATGGATGCCTGaatgaaatattgtaaattataatttctcataaaatataatttttttcagcTATACGCgttgttttatttcatcgtCACAACATTCCATCACCCTAAATATCTATGagaaatatgatattaaaaaaaaaacaataatttacacaTAAGTagctaggtacctacataatcaTAATATCTGCATAAGCACAAAATCATTTACAGTATTGTCAGGATATAGAAATAGATATACTTACACGAAAAGGATCTAAAAATATTAGGAATATGATGTATACCTACGTGATACGCGCGAAAGTTCTTAATTAAAAGCTCAAACTCGAATGCATCACATCCCTCGTTAGCAATGATATCAATAAGCGTAGAGATTTAATTCATTATGGAGTCGACAGAGAGCACAATTCAAATTTTCTAGTAACTTGGATCAACGCAATGTGGACCTACAGGTACTTTTTCACTGATACACTAGGTTAAAAGTAGacaccataataatatgattattttagtttagtatagAGAGAATAGATTCtaaataagtacatacaattttacttGAATACCCAAAACATATTTCGATACCTCACTAAGTATAGAAAAGTTAAGCGCTCCGAAGTCAGCTTTAAATTCGAAATAAAATCAACGCTATTTAATCACCgatattgataaacaaaataaatccgAGTGTTTTCATATCTTCTATAACATCTAAAATGCATTAGGTACCTACGAATATAAAACGCTAATGGATTcactttcataattataaaatcgcATATCATGTAAAGAAGTAATAACCGCATAGATGCATTTGCAGGGCTAAATCACACAAGCTAGCACTTTGATTTTATTCTAGAACAAGTCTGaactacttttattataagatgGATATAGTTGACGAACTAGTTCTTAATAATACTGAATTGTTTATAAACGAAGACCATGCTTACCAACTCGGATTACTGGCGGCTAAGATTGCATTCTATAATTTTGAATGGCGATTCATGACCCTCATAATGTTCAATACGGTGCATGCGATCGGCTTGCAAACTTTCTTGATGAACTACAGCCAATCTGTCGTTGTGAAACTTGGAAAGTTTGTGCCCAAACATCGTGTTGCTGTTCCTCAGTTCGTGATATTTGGAGAAGAGGCAAATGATATATCAAAAACTATTCGTTGGCTCGTTAAAGCGAAGTACGATAGCAACGCCAAGTTTGTCATAATCTGTGCATCGCACACTGAAGAGTGTGATgaacagaaaatatttcaaacattgcTTTCCACTTTCGTCGTTAACGcgatagttttaaaaacatcgAATTTCGAGCCCAAAGCATACTCGTATAAAATAGTTTCACCGAACAGCTGTCTGAACAGTATACCATACAGCGTCGATTTAATATCCGACTGTCATAATGATAAATGCTTTGTTGGGCTTTTTCCAGAGAGATTAACTAATTTCTACCGATGCCGCCTCATCATGTCCACGGTGGAACAACCTCCGTTTATGTACCTTCATAACGGAACCAGACCGCCCTCGGGGACCGACGGTGACTTAATGAAGCTTGCAGCTGACATGTTAAACGCGACCCTAGTATTAAAAACTCCCAGTGATACTAACGATTGGGGTCATTACTCTAATAACAATTGGACAGGCTCACTAGGAGAAATATACAACGGCCGGGTCCATGCTTCCGTGTGCACGGCACCTCTAAGCTCAAATAAATATGgtaattttcaaatatctttcACGTATAATTCTATGGATATGGTGTGGGCGGCCAAACTACCTCCGGAAAAGCCGCCTTGGGAAAAACTTTTGCATCCCCTGAAATTTCAGGTaaggattatattattattcacctTTATCGGTGTTATTTTCCTGAATACCCTTAAAGAAACGAATATGTGGCGTAAAGTTAGAAGAGCTTTTCGGATGGGTCCATCGAAATATAAtctgttattttattcttgGCTCTTGTTTCTCGGCATGCCAATACAACGAATACCGGCGAAAAGAAGTTTTCGATTTGCTATTTATGTCTGGGTATGGAGCTGTTTTATCGTGAGAAGCGCTTACCAAGCCACCCTCATTAATTCTTTGAAACACTCTGATTATTTAGATAACCTCGAAACTTTCGGAGAAGCTCTTAGCTATGGCTTTCCTTTCGGTGGTTTGTCGTCCATCAGGGATTATTACTACCAAGATCCTGATATTTATGATCATTGGATACACATGGATTTGGAGCAATTATACAACACCCTTGACAAGATATTGGATGGAACTACAGATTTTGTTATGGCATCGAACAAAGAGATTATCAAATATCATCTTATGAAATACAATGGCACTAAGCAACTGCAGATCATTCCCGAAAAGATCGTGAATAGTCCTACTGTGGtatatttcaaaaagttttcaCCGTTGACGGCACCATTGAGCTATGTCCTTCGAGTGGCCTTTGAGGCTGGTTTTGTTCAACGATGTAACGAGCGATATTTACATCGCGGTAAAGATTTGTTTCGTCGAGACCGAGTTCAAAGACCTGAACCTTTAACTCTATACCATTTTGCTGGGTGCTTCGCTGTTCTGATAATTGGGTGGTTACTCTCAGCTATTTATTTTGCCGTAGAATATATTTGCGGAAACCTAAAAGAAGAGGAGTAAAAGCTTGTCGCCACTAACATAACATTCATCATCaacagcctagcctttcttccaactatgttggagtcggcttccagtgtcaCAGGATGCgtgctgaataccagtattttacatggagcgactgtctatcagacctccacattacctggattataacaaaCTGCTGACtattgttaacgactgtcaaagaaaTGACGGCAGAAACCGACAATtcaacgtgccctccgaaacacgtaggaactcgatatgtgtaagatggtcacccatctacagaacaacctccGCGCGGCTGATGTTAACTAAGCCTCCCTGAGCTCCTCCACTAACATAAAATTCAAAGAATCAATCTTATTGTTGTAATTAGTATGTAATATAAATGCTTTCGTGTGTTCAGATGTGTTTTATtggtttaatttgtttttgaaactcaacatattatacaattttttcacaatacatacaaaaaaattttattaagtttaagatTTTTGATAACCATAGCAAGCACAGCTTCGtctgaaatcaaatgaccgtgtgtgaattatccaatgatatttattcaaGTTACAAAACTGGAAATTGACACgtatttaataatgtaagtatataatgtttattataaatttgaaatacAATTGCGttgttaatttgaaatattaattttcaattagcgtaaaatttacataaatcatgtttagttagtaaattaaaataactttctaTATTCAATCATGAGATAAGTATCTAAACTAAGGCACCTAGATACTATTAATGGACTGATGAAAGCCATTGATATAGTTCATTACGtgacatgattttatttttcattactttaCACGCTATTGTTTATTCGAAGGCGTGTTCATCGCCATTTAGCTTCGAACATGTCGATAAATGAGTTGAGCcatcatttattttctaatgtGGACGCCAATAACGATAGCGAGTTAGGTGAGATGGCTGCAAGAGTTGCGCTTCAAAATTTTGATTATCGTTACGCCACATTACTCTTTTTCAATTCAACGTTGTATTATGGTGTGGAATTATTTTTACGGGTATTCAGTAACAATGTTATCATAAATAAAGGTGCACTCAACTCCAATCTTACTAAAGTACTACGTCAATACGTGTTATTTGGAAGTGATGTCATCGATCTCGAACAGTTGCTAGAAACAATGAAAGAACAGCAAGTGGTAAATACtggtaatttcatatttatttgccAGTCGCAAGTTGTTCATGACTGTGACGAAAAggacattattaaattatttgatgagTTCAGAATCGCTAACGCAGTGATCATTAAGTCAAAGAACGCGAAAGCTTTCGGTTACACATATTATCCAGTTTCAGACGGTGTATGTAATAATGTAAAACCAGTTCAACTAAGCCTGTCTGAAAACAGTCAATACGTTACAAACTACGGGCGAATATTCggtatgaaatttaaaaagctACACTATTGTCCCTTATATGTTTCTACATTCATACAGACTCcatatatgaatattaaaaacggAATACCCTTCGGCCCCGATGGTGATCTATTGCGCATTATAGCCTACGGTTTAAATACAAGCGTAGTGATGATGACACCGCATCGAGCTGATGGTTGGGGCTATCGTGCCAAGAATGGAACCTGGATGGGGTCTCTCGCAGACATTTACGAAGATCTAGCGAATATGTCTATGACTTCGGCAGCTCTGACTCCTACTAGAGTCgccgattttcaatattcagACAGTTATTACTCCTGCCACTTGATATGGCTAGTTCATCCAGCTGAGTTAGAAAACGAAGCCTTAAAACTTTTATACCCGTTTGAACAAAAGACAAGAATTGCGTTGATAGCAAGCTATTTGTTTGTCATATTTTGCGCTTTTGTCATCAAAACGGATAAATGGGCCTTCCTTTGCGGTAAAAAACGTGAAGATCAACCGTCTAGAAGTGTAGTCTTTTATTCGTGGATGTTATGTATGGGACAATCTTTAATTAAGCTACCTACAAAATCCATTTTGTTACATATGGTATTCCTTTGGATCTTCTTCTGCTTTATCATTAGAACTGAGTATCAGGTCTACCTCATAAATTCTCTGAAGGGCAAATTTTACGAAGAACAATTAGATAGTATAGAAGAAGTAATGAGGGCAAAATATCCGTTTGGTGGTGGAGCTGCCCTTCAAGATTACTACATTGATAATCCTGAGATTTACGATAGTTGGATAAGCTTAGATACGAAAGACATAGTACCAACTGCCTTAGAGATATCAAAAGGAAAGAAATTCGCGCTAGCCATGAATTTTGATACAGCACAGGTAGTCGCCAAGAAGCATAAAGTCAACATGCATATATTGCCTCAGAAAATCATTAGCGGTCCGAATGCaatatttttcaagaaatattcTCCACTTGCAGAATCTATCAACCATATTTTAGGTCAGCTGTGTGCTGCTGGATTTCCAGAACAGTTACATAAAAACTATACTAGTTTTATACCACAACAAGGGGACAACGAACAGGAAACATTGAAATTGGTGCACTTTACTGCGTGCTATGTTATACTTCTAATTGGGTGGAGTGTGtctgctatattttttttgttagaaatatatttcggtaaaatatataaacatccaatattttcaatttaacaataaaatactttctttgCAATGTAACGTGTAGATATACTTTGTTTACCCACACATGTGACAAATGATCGTAGGTAATAAATTACGAAAGTAAATTGCCATAGTCACACAAAGGACAAAATGACTATTTCATAATTATACGTTGCGTA of the Anticarsia gemmatalis isolate Benzon Research Colony breed Stoneville strain chromosome 6, ilAntGemm2 primary, whole genome shotgun sequence genome contains:
- the LOC142973822 gene encoding putative glutamate receptor, with the protein product MDIVDELVLNNTELFINEDHAYQLGLLAAKIAFYNFEWRFMTLIMFNTVHAIGLQTFLMNYSQSVVVKLGKFVPKHRVAVPQFVIFGEEANDISKTIRWLVKAKYDSNAKFVIICASHTEECDEQKIFQTLLSTFVVNAIVLKTSNFEPKAYSYKIVSPNSCLNSIPYSVDLISDCHNDKCFVGLFPERLTNFYRCRLIMSTVEQPPFMYLHNGTRPPSGTDGDLMKLAADMLNATLVLKTPSDTNDWGHYSNNNWTGSLGEIYNGRVHASVCTAPLSSNKYGNFQISFTYNSMDMVWAAKLPPEKPPWEKLLHPLKFQVRIILLFTFIGVIFLNTLKETNMWRKVRRAFRMGPSKYNLLFYSWLLFLGMPIQRIPAKRSFRFAIYVWVWSCFIVRSAYQATLINSLKHSDYLDNLETFGEALSYGFPFGGLSSIRDYYYQDPDIYDHWIHMDLEQLYNTLDKILDGTTDFVMASNKEIIKYHLMKYNGTKQLQIIPEKIVNSPTVVYFKKFSPLTAPLSYVLRVAFEAGFVQRCNERYLHRGKDLFRRDRVQRPEPLTLYHFAGCFAVLIIGWLLSAIYFAVEYICGNLKEEE